The Streptomyces sp. NBC_00775 genome includes the window CGTCGGCCCGACGCAGCAGGCGGTCCACGACCCACCCGACGAGCAGCGTGAGCACGACCGAGCCACCGATGACGATCAGCGGGCGCAGTACGTTCTCCATGCCTCCGACCGTATCCGGCCAGGGGCCGTCATGAACATGTGGTCCCGGCCCGAAGATCTGCTTCGGGCACGGCCGTGCGGTCCCGGCCCGGCGTTGTCAGTGCCGGCTGGCACCATGGGGCTCATGAACATCATGCTCTTTCACTCGACCTACGGGCTGCGGCCCGCGGTGCGCGCGGCGGCGGACCGGCTGCGCGCCGCGGGACACGAGGTGTGGACGCCTGACCTCTTCGAGGGGCGCACCTTCGAGACCGTGGAGGAGGGCATGACCTTCAACGAGGAGATCGGCAAGGACGAGCTGCTCAAGCGCGCGGTCCTGGCCGCCGCGCCCTACTCCGAGCGCGGTCTGGTGTACGCGGGATTCTCGCTCGGCGCCTCCATCGCGCAGACCCTGGCCCTGGGCGACGAGAAGGCCCGCGGGCTGCTGCTCCTGCACGGCACGTCGGACATCGCTCAGAACGCGTCGGTGGACGAGCTGCCGGTCCAGCTGCATGTCGCCGAGCCCGACGCGTTCGAGACGGACGACTGGCTGAGCTCC containing:
- a CDS encoding dienelactone hydrolase family protein codes for the protein MNIMLFHSTYGLRPAVRAAADRLRAAGHEVWTPDLFEGRTFETVEEGMTFNEEIGKDELLKRAVLAAAPYSERGLVYAGFSLGASIAQTLALGDEKARGLLLLHGTSDIAQNASVDELPVQLHVAEPDAFETDDWLSSWYLQMRRTGADVEIYRYAGAGHLYTDPDLPDYDGEAAEATWKVALGFLDSL